In one Buteo buteo chromosome 10, bButBut1.hap1.1, whole genome shotgun sequence genomic region, the following are encoded:
- the SRSF11 gene encoding serine/arginine-rich splicing factor 11 isoform X5, producing MSTVDPKLNHVAAGLVSPSLKSDTSSKEIEEAMKRVREAQSLISAAIEPDKKDEKRRHSRSRSRSRRRRTPSSSRHRRSRSRSRRRSHSKSRSRRRSKSPRRRRSHSRERSRRSRSTSKTRDKKKEEKEKKRSKTPPKSYSTTRRSRSTSRERRRRRSRSGTRSPKKPRSPKRKMSRSPSPRRHKKEKKKDKDKERSRDERERSTSKKKKSKDKEKDRERKSESDKDVKQVTRDYDEEEQGYDSEKEKKEEKKMADSSSPKVKESAADKGSGDSARESKVNGDDHHEEDMDMSD from the exons ATGAGCACAGTGGATCCAAA GTTGAACCATGTAGCTGCAGGTCTTGTTTCACCAAGTCTGAAATCAGATACCTCCagtaaagaaatagaagaaGCTATGAAAAGAGTACGAGAAGCACAGTCATTAATTTCTGCTGCTATAGAGCCAG acaaaaaagatgaaaaacgAAGGCATTCAAGATCAAGGTCACGCTCAAGGAGGCGAAGGACACCTTCTTCATCTAGACACAG ACGGTCAAGGAGCAGATCAAGGAGAAGGTCCCATTCAAAATCAAGAAGCAGAAGGCGATCTAAAAGTCCAAGGCGAAGAAGATCTCATtccagagagagaagcagaaggtCTAGGAGCACATCCAAAACCAG GgataaaaagaaggaagagaaagaaaagaaacgtTCTAAAACTCCCCCCAAAAGCTACAGCACAACTAGACGATCAAGAAGCACAAGCAG AGAAAGACGACGTAGAAGAAGCAGGAGTGGAACACGGTCACCTAAAAAACCCAGGTCtcctaaaaggaaaatgtcCCGGTCCCCATCTCCAAGAAG gcataaaaaggaaaaaaagaaggataaagACAAGGAGAGAAGTAGAGATGAGAGGGAGCGGtcaacaagcaagaaaaaaaaaagcaaagacaaagagAAGGATCGAGAACGAAAATCCGAGAGTGATAAAGATGTGAAA CAGGTCACAAGGGATTATGACGAAGAAGAACAAGGATATGACAGcgagaaggagaaaaaggaagaaaagaaaatggcagaTTCTTCCTCCCCTAAAGTAAAGGAGTCTGCTGCTGATAAAGGAAGTGGAGATTCAGCACGGGAATCCAAAGTAAATGGGGATGATCATCATGAAGAGGACATGGATATGAGTGACTGA
- the SRSF11 gene encoding serine/arginine-rich splicing factor 11 isoform X3, translating to MECILMRGYFSAGVIPDETKALSLLAPANAVAGLLPGGGLLPTPNPLSQIGAVPLAALGAPALDPALAALGLPGANLNSQSLAADQLLKLMSTVDPKLNHVAAGLVSPSLKSDTSSKEIEEAMKRVREAQSLISAAIEPDKKDEKRRHSRSRSRSRRRRTPSSSRHRRSRSRSRRRSHSKSRSRRRSKSPRRRRSHSRERSRRSRSTSKTRDKKKEEKEKKRSKTPPKSYSTTRRSRSTSRERRRRRSRSGTRSPKKPRSPKRKMSRSPSPRRHKKEKKKDKDKERSRDERERSTSKKKKSKDKEKDRERKSESDKDVKQVTRDYDEEEQGYDSEKEKKEEKKMADSSSPKVKESAADKGSGDSARESKVNGDDHHEEDMDMSD from the exons aTGGAATGCATTCTAATGCGAGGCTATTTCTCTGCAGGAGTTATTCCTGATGAGACTAAGGCTTTGTCTCTCTTGGCACCAGCTAATGCTGTGGCAGGTCTGCTGCCTGGAGGTGGACTCCTGCCCACTCCCAACCCACTTTCTCAG ATTGGTGCTGTTCCTTTAGCTGCTTTAGGAGCTCCTGCTCTTGATCCTGCCCTAGCTGCTCTTGGGCTTCCTGGAGCTAACTTAAACTCTCAG tcTCTTGCAGCAGATCAACTACTAAAACTTATGAGCACAGTGGATCCAAA GTTGAACCATGTAGCTGCAGGTCTTGTTTCACCAAGTCTGAAATCAGATACCTCCagtaaagaaatagaagaaGCTATGAAAAGAGTACGAGAAGCACAGTCATTAATTTCTGCTGCTATAGAGCCAG acaaaaaagatgaaaaacgAAGGCATTCAAGATCAAGGTCACGCTCAAGGAGGCGAAGGACACCTTCTTCATCTAGACACAG ACGGTCAAGGAGCAGATCAAGGAGAAGGTCCCATTCAAAATCAAGAAGCAGAAGGCGATCTAAAAGTCCAAGGCGAAGAAGATCTCATtccagagagagaagcagaaggtCTAGGAGCACATCCAAAACCAG GgataaaaagaaggaagagaaagaaaagaaacgtTCTAAAACTCCCCCCAAAAGCTACAGCACAACTAGACGATCAAGAAGCACAAGCAG AGAAAGACGACGTAGAAGAAGCAGGAGTGGAACACGGTCACCTAAAAAACCCAGGTCtcctaaaaggaaaatgtcCCGGTCCCCATCTCCAAGAAG gcataaaaaggaaaaaaagaaggataaagACAAGGAGAGAAGTAGAGATGAGAGGGAGCGGtcaacaagcaagaaaaaaaaaagcaaagacaaagagAAGGATCGAGAACGAAAATCCGAGAGTGATAAAGATGTGAAA CAGGTCACAAGGGATTATGACGAAGAAGAACAAGGATATGACAGcgagaaggagaaaaaggaagaaaagaaaatggcagaTTCTTCCTCCCCTAAAGTAAAGGAGTCTGCTGCTGATAAAGGAAGTGGAGATTCAGCACGGGAATCCAAAGTAAATGGGGATGATCATCATGAAGAGGACATGGATATGAGTGACTGA
- the SRSF11 gene encoding serine/arginine-rich splicing factor 11 isoform X1, with protein MVFRHTDTHTANCISRDISPELTIASRWKSASNSQNSGAGGSAMASSSGTDVIQVTNVSPSASSEQMRTLFGFLGKIEELRLFPPDDSPLPVSSRVCFVKFHDPDSAVVAQHLTNTVFVDRALIVVPYAEGVIPDETKALSLLAPANAVAGLLPGGGLLPTPNPLSQIGAVPLAALGAPALDPALAALGLPGANLNSQSLAADQLLKLMSTVDPKLNHVAAGLVSPSLKSDTSSKEIEEAMKRVREAQSLISAAIEPDKKDEKRRHSRSRSRSRRRRTPSSSRHRRSRSRSRRRSHSKSRSRRRSKSPRRRRSHSRERSRRSRSTSKTRDKKKEEKEKKRSKTPPKSYSTTRRSRSTSRERRRRRSRSGTRSPKKPRSPKRKMSRSPSPRRHKKEKKKDKDKERSRDERERSTSKKKKSKDKEKDRERKSESDKDVKQVTRDYDEEEQGYDSEKEKKEEKKMADSSSPKVKESAADKGSGDSARESKVNGDDHHEEDMDMSD; from the exons ATGGTTTTCAGACATACAGACACCCATACAGCCAACTGCATTTCTAGAGACATTTCTCCAGAGCTGACAATAGCAAGCCGATGGAAATCTGCCAGCAACAGCCAAAA CAGCGGAGCGGGCGGCAGCGCAATGGCTTCAAGCAGCGGCACCGACGTGATCCAGGTCACCAACGTCTCCCCCAGCGCCAGCTCCGAGCAGATGCGGACGCTCTTCGGCTTCCTCGGAAAGATCGAGGAGCTGCGCCTCTTCCCCCCCGA tgattCTCCTTTGCCTGTTTCATCGCGTGTCTGTTTTGTAAAGTTCCATGATCCTGACTCCGCAGTTGTGGCCCAGCATCTGACAAACACTGTATTCGTTGACAGAGCGTTGATAGTCGTACCGTATGCAGAAG GAGTTATTCCTGATGAGACTAAGGCTTTGTCTCTCTTGGCACCAGCTAATGCTGTGGCAGGTCTGCTGCCTGGAGGTGGACTCCTGCCCACTCCCAACCCACTTTCTCAG ATTGGTGCTGTTCCTTTAGCTGCTTTAGGAGCTCCTGCTCTTGATCCTGCCCTAGCTGCTCTTGGGCTTCCTGGAGCTAACTTAAACTCTCAG tcTCTTGCAGCAGATCAACTACTAAAACTTATGAGCACAGTGGATCCAAA GTTGAACCATGTAGCTGCAGGTCTTGTTTCACCAAGTCTGAAATCAGATACCTCCagtaaagaaatagaagaaGCTATGAAAAGAGTACGAGAAGCACAGTCATTAATTTCTGCTGCTATAGAGCCAG acaaaaaagatgaaaaacgAAGGCATTCAAGATCAAGGTCACGCTCAAGGAGGCGAAGGACACCTTCTTCATCTAGACACAG ACGGTCAAGGAGCAGATCAAGGAGAAGGTCCCATTCAAAATCAAGAAGCAGAAGGCGATCTAAAAGTCCAAGGCGAAGAAGATCTCATtccagagagagaagcagaaggtCTAGGAGCACATCCAAAACCAG GgataaaaagaaggaagagaaagaaaagaaacgtTCTAAAACTCCCCCCAAAAGCTACAGCACAACTAGACGATCAAGAAGCACAAGCAG AGAAAGACGACGTAGAAGAAGCAGGAGTGGAACACGGTCACCTAAAAAACCCAGGTCtcctaaaaggaaaatgtcCCGGTCCCCATCTCCAAGAAG gcataaaaaggaaaaaaagaaggataaagACAAGGAGAGAAGTAGAGATGAGAGGGAGCGGtcaacaagcaagaaaaaaaaaagcaaagacaaagagAAGGATCGAGAACGAAAATCCGAGAGTGATAAAGATGTGAAA CAGGTCACAAGGGATTATGACGAAGAAGAACAAGGATATGACAGcgagaaggagaaaaaggaagaaaagaaaatggcagaTTCTTCCTCCCCTAAAGTAAAGGAGTCTGCTGCTGATAAAGGAAGTGGAGATTCAGCACGGGAATCCAAAGTAAATGGGGATGATCATCATGAAGAGGACATGGATATGAGTGACTGA
- the SRSF11 gene encoding serine/arginine-rich splicing factor 11 isoform X4, with protein MASSSGTDVIQVTNVSPSASSEQMRTLFGFLGKIEELRLFPPDDSPLPVSSRVCFVKFHDPDSAVVAQHLTNTVFVDRALIVVPYAEGVIPDETKALSLLAPANAVAGLLPGGGLLPTPNPLSQIGAVPLAALGAPALDPALAALGLPGANLNSQSLAADQLLKLMSTVDPKLNHVAAGLVSPSLKSDTSSKEIEEAMKRVREAQSLISAAIEPDKKDEKRRHSRSRSRSRRRRTPSSSRHRRSRSRSRRRSHSKSRSRRRSKSPRRRRSHSRERSRRSRSTSKTRDKKKEEKEKKRSKTPPKSYSTTRRSRSTSRERRRRRSRSGTRSPKKPRSPKRKMSRSPSPRRHKKEKKKDKDKERSRDERERSTSKKKKSKDKEKDRERKSESDKDVKQVTRDYDEEEQGYDSEKEKKEEKKMADSSSPKVKESAADKGSGDSARESKVNGDDHHEEDMDMSD; from the exons ATGGCTTCAAGCAGCGGCACCGACGTGATCCAGGTCACCAACGTCTCCCCCAGCGCCAGCTCCGAGCAGATGCGGACGCTCTTCGGCTTCCTCGGAAAGATCGAGGAGCTGCGCCTCTTCCCCCCCGA tgattCTCCTTTGCCTGTTTCATCGCGTGTCTGTTTTGTAAAGTTCCATGATCCTGACTCCGCAGTTGTGGCCCAGCATCTGACAAACACTGTATTCGTTGACAGAGCGTTGATAGTCGTACCGTATGCAGAAG GAGTTATTCCTGATGAGACTAAGGCTTTGTCTCTCTTGGCACCAGCTAATGCTGTGGCAGGTCTGCTGCCTGGAGGTGGACTCCTGCCCACTCCCAACCCACTTTCTCAG ATTGGTGCTGTTCCTTTAGCTGCTTTAGGAGCTCCTGCTCTTGATCCTGCCCTAGCTGCTCTTGGGCTTCCTGGAGCTAACTTAAACTCTCAG tcTCTTGCAGCAGATCAACTACTAAAACTTATGAGCACAGTGGATCCAAA GTTGAACCATGTAGCTGCAGGTCTTGTTTCACCAAGTCTGAAATCAGATACCTCCagtaaagaaatagaagaaGCTATGAAAAGAGTACGAGAAGCACAGTCATTAATTTCTGCTGCTATAGAGCCAG acaaaaaagatgaaaaacgAAGGCATTCAAGATCAAGGTCACGCTCAAGGAGGCGAAGGACACCTTCTTCATCTAGACACAG ACGGTCAAGGAGCAGATCAAGGAGAAGGTCCCATTCAAAATCAAGAAGCAGAAGGCGATCTAAAAGTCCAAGGCGAAGAAGATCTCATtccagagagagaagcagaaggtCTAGGAGCACATCCAAAACCAG GgataaaaagaaggaagagaaagaaaagaaacgtTCTAAAACTCCCCCCAAAAGCTACAGCACAACTAGACGATCAAGAAGCACAAGCAG AGAAAGACGACGTAGAAGAAGCAGGAGTGGAACACGGTCACCTAAAAAACCCAGGTCtcctaaaaggaaaatgtcCCGGTCCCCATCTCCAAGAAG gcataaaaaggaaaaaaagaaggataaagACAAGGAGAGAAGTAGAGATGAGAGGGAGCGGtcaacaagcaagaaaaaaaaaagcaaagacaaagagAAGGATCGAGAACGAAAATCCGAGAGTGATAAAGATGTGAAA CAGGTCACAAGGGATTATGACGAAGAAGAACAAGGATATGACAGcgagaaggagaaaaaggaagaaaagaaaatggcagaTTCTTCCTCCCCTAAAGTAAAGGAGTCTGCTGCTGATAAAGGAAGTGGAGATTCAGCACGGGAATCCAAAGTAAATGGGGATGATCATCATGAAGAGGACATGGATATGAGTGACTGA
- the SRSF11 gene encoding serine/arginine-rich splicing factor 11 isoform X2: MVFRHTDTHTANCISRDISPELTIASRWKSASNSQNSGAGGSAMASSSGTDVIQVTNVSPSASSEQMRTLFGFLGKIEELRLFPPDDSPLPVSSRVCFVKFHDPDSAVVAQHLTNTVFVDRALIVVPYAEGVIPDETKALSLLAPANAVAGLLPGGGLLPTPNPLSQIGAVPLAALGAPALDPALAALGLPGANLNSQSLAADQLLKLMSTVDPKLNHVAAGLVSPSLKSDTSSKEIEEAMKRVREAQSLISAAIEPDKKDEKRRHSRSRSRSRRRRTPSSSRHRRSRSRSRRRSHSKSRSRRRSKSPRRRRSHSRERSRRSRSTSKTRDKKKEEKEKKRSKTPPKSYSTTRRSRSTSRERRRRRSRSGTRSPKKPRSPKRKMSRSPSPRRHKKEKKKDKDKERSRDERERSTSKKKKSKDKEKDRERKSESDKDVKVTRDYDEEEQGYDSEKEKKEEKKMADSSSPKVKESAADKGSGDSARESKVNGDDHHEEDMDMSD; encoded by the exons ATGGTTTTCAGACATACAGACACCCATACAGCCAACTGCATTTCTAGAGACATTTCTCCAGAGCTGACAATAGCAAGCCGATGGAAATCTGCCAGCAACAGCCAAAA CAGCGGAGCGGGCGGCAGCGCAATGGCTTCAAGCAGCGGCACCGACGTGATCCAGGTCACCAACGTCTCCCCCAGCGCCAGCTCCGAGCAGATGCGGACGCTCTTCGGCTTCCTCGGAAAGATCGAGGAGCTGCGCCTCTTCCCCCCCGA tgattCTCCTTTGCCTGTTTCATCGCGTGTCTGTTTTGTAAAGTTCCATGATCCTGACTCCGCAGTTGTGGCCCAGCATCTGACAAACACTGTATTCGTTGACAGAGCGTTGATAGTCGTACCGTATGCAGAAG GAGTTATTCCTGATGAGACTAAGGCTTTGTCTCTCTTGGCACCAGCTAATGCTGTGGCAGGTCTGCTGCCTGGAGGTGGACTCCTGCCCACTCCCAACCCACTTTCTCAG ATTGGTGCTGTTCCTTTAGCTGCTTTAGGAGCTCCTGCTCTTGATCCTGCCCTAGCTGCTCTTGGGCTTCCTGGAGCTAACTTAAACTCTCAG tcTCTTGCAGCAGATCAACTACTAAAACTTATGAGCACAGTGGATCCAAA GTTGAACCATGTAGCTGCAGGTCTTGTTTCACCAAGTCTGAAATCAGATACCTCCagtaaagaaatagaagaaGCTATGAAAAGAGTACGAGAAGCACAGTCATTAATTTCTGCTGCTATAGAGCCAG acaaaaaagatgaaaaacgAAGGCATTCAAGATCAAGGTCACGCTCAAGGAGGCGAAGGACACCTTCTTCATCTAGACACAG ACGGTCAAGGAGCAGATCAAGGAGAAGGTCCCATTCAAAATCAAGAAGCAGAAGGCGATCTAAAAGTCCAAGGCGAAGAAGATCTCATtccagagagagaagcagaaggtCTAGGAGCACATCCAAAACCAG GgataaaaagaaggaagagaaagaaaagaaacgtTCTAAAACTCCCCCCAAAAGCTACAGCACAACTAGACGATCAAGAAGCACAAGCAG AGAAAGACGACGTAGAAGAAGCAGGAGTGGAACACGGTCACCTAAAAAACCCAGGTCtcctaaaaggaaaatgtcCCGGTCCCCATCTCCAAGAAG gcataaaaaggaaaaaaagaaggataaagACAAGGAGAGAAGTAGAGATGAGAGGGAGCGGtcaacaagcaagaaaaaaaaaagcaaagacaaagagAAGGATCGAGAACGAAAATCCGAGAGTGATAAAGATGTGAAA GTCACAAGGGATTATGACGAAGAAGAACAAGGATATGACAGcgagaaggagaaaaaggaagaaaagaaaatggcagaTTCTTCCTCCCCTAAAGTAAAGGAGTCTGCTGCTGATAAAGGAAGTGGAGATTCAGCACGGGAATCCAAAGTAAATGGGGATGATCATCATGAAGAGGACATGGATATGAGTGACTGA